The Oenanthe melanoleuca isolate GR-GAL-2019-014 chromosome 12, OMel1.0, whole genome shotgun sequence DNA window AATGACTGTGGTATATagggcacagccagctccctTCCCACAGTCCCACTGCACACTCAGTACTGCAGCTGCCCCTTCCTTAGGATGAGACCATCCAGCTACAGTGGtgcccagtgctggcagtgcaTGCAGTGCAGGATCACATGCACTGTCCCCCTGTGTGGCCTCCCCAGCACTAATCCCCAGACtagctgcctgccctgcctgctttCTGGGGCCCAGTGTACGGCATTGTCCAAATTCCTGGACCCTGTGCTCAACTGTCTGCTGCAGAGTCCTGACCCCACAAAGGAGTGGATCGGGCACCAGAAATGCCTCAGGTGCTAGTGGTGAACACAGTGCCCCAGGAATGGAGAGGTGGCAGGGAGCATGAGTGGGGCACTGTGTGCTACTGCCAGCACATAGGTGCTGTCATGGGGACCTGAGGTGCCACATGTACCTGCTGGCCTGGCGAGAGAAGAGCAATGATGACGACAGGACTTTGCCAAGGCCTCGGCGGCTCAAGCACTGCTgaggtgcaggcagggaggagcaggggtgtaggcagggagctggagtgCCGGTGTCGCCGTGCAGGACAGggtcctgagctgctgtgacttTTTGGCACCACAGCCGTACCATTACCAGTTCaagccctggcagggtgggcagttTTCCAGCCGGACAATTAAGCCGATTAACTAATTACCTGAACCTTGGCAGGGTCCCACAGCCCAGTGGCTGCCAGGGCGCTGCATATCTTTGCCGGGCGTTTGAGAGACAAGTGTGTGGCGAGTTTGGGATAGGTGTGGGGTAGGGCTCCCCCAGACCTTCAGGACTCTGCTAGTGGGTCCGACTGCTCCCTCCCGCCACCTACCCCTGGCGGCAGCGGAACCAGCCTCggccccagcctgctgccaccACGCTGCTTGCTCCGGGCAGCATCCCCCTCCGCCGCCCCGCCGTGTCCTGGCCCCCGGGAACCTGCCCTGGTGCCCCTCCGGGATCCACGACCCGGAGGATCTGCGCCACGGGGAACCCGTCCCCGGGAGTCCGCCCCAGCTGAGCCCCACGGACCCGCCCGCCCCCGTGCACGGCCCCGCGGATCCCGTCCCGGCGGCGGCCTCGGCCGTGCCCCGTGCCCCCCCTCCCGGTGCGGGCGGGCTCCCGCGCGGGTGCCCGCGGCTCGGGGCGGCGCGTGACCGGCTGCCGCTGCCGCCTCCGCCCGCTCCGCCGCAGAGCCCGGCCCGCccgcaccggcaccggcaccggcaggTCAGCGCGGGGGGCTGCGGCTCCCGGGGCACCAGTACTGGGGCCGTCGGTGctgcggcgggcggcgggcggcgggaggGGGTTGGAGGCACCGCGGCCCGCGCACCGGGCACCGAGCGGCGGAGCCGGCCCAGCGCGCTGCGGGCTGGGTCGGCGGGATGCGGCGGCCGCACCGTCCCCGCTGTGGTCCGCCACCGGCAGCGGCCCGACTCCGCAGTGCAGCCCCGCCAGTAACCCGCACCGCGCCGCGGGGCCACCGCCGCAGCACCCTGGCGGCCCCGGCCCCGTTCCCGGCCCGGCGGGTCTGAGCCGTGTAtgcggcggcagcgcggggcACCGGGCCGAGCATCCCCGCCGGGATGCGGCCGGGACGCGCCAAGGTGAACGGTgcgcggcggagcggggccgccaGCGGCGGGGACATCAGGCGAGGACACTGGGAGGAGAAATGGGGAGGCGACATCGGGAGAACCAGACATCGACCAGAATTGAGCACCGGGGAGGGGACATTAGGGAGGGAGCTCTAGGAAAGGGACACCGTGGATGTGGGGGGTCGGGACCACTAAGCACCAAGAATCACCCACACCGGAGACACCGGGATGGGGAACACCAAGGGGACACTGGGAAAGGGAAGACTGGGAATGGGGCCACTGGGGACgggaacagctgggaacagaGCCCAGGGCTACCCGGGAAGGGACAGCCAAGCCACTGTCTCTCTCCCTGGGCAGTGGGTGgccaagggcacagcagcatcacGGCCAGTTGAACGAGTTACCTGGGCAGCTGCCGTGGATCCCGGCTCACCAgatccccatccccacagggTCGACTCGGTACTCAccatggctgcagcacagctcgTCACTTGGGGAATGCTGCTGGCCACCGGGGTCCCTGCCAAGGCCCAGGAGGTGCTGCCGGCAGGGCTGACTTTAGGTGGGGACCCCTTGCACAgacctgcctggggacagcagtggccAGGCCCATCTCCCACCTGGGAGGAATCGGGGGAGCCGAGCGGTGCCGGGGCCCCAAGGAGTGAGCGCTGGGGGATCAAGGACCCCGTCCACTGGTCCCCGCCGCTGCAGGCGGGGGATGGCACCAGGGCACCCCTGGAGATGGAAGCCACTATGACAGGCGCTGATACCGAGGTCTGGAGGGATGGCAGCACAGTCCCGGCTGTGACAGAGGAGCCGCTTGTTGCCTGGCAAGGGAGCGAGGCTGAAGGCCAGGACAGCTCCCTGCTTCACGGCTCTGCACCGGGGACTCCGGGCCCTGAGGTGCTCACGGACACAGGGGCAGACTCTCCAGCGccaccctgggcagggcagggcctgtCCCTGTCCGGGCAGAGTGTCTCCAAGGCAGTCGGCACCCACAGCCCTCGGCCAACCGTATCCACCATTGCCCTGGACCCCACGCTGGCGGCGGGGATGAGGACAGCAGATGCCCgcacagagggacacacagCGGCAGACGGACACACACTGGCCTCGGGCCTCTCTCAGGACGCGCAACTCGCTTCAGCCAGCAGCCAGTCAGTcgccctgggcacagcccctgtcTCCAATCCCACAGGCACGGGGCCAGCCGGGGGTCCCCATGCCAGCTCTAGCTCTACGCAGCTGGTGGGCagctggggggacacgggagggtctcccagcccctccccggctctgcccagctctgccccacgACTGCGCCACACAGCCCCGTCCTGGGAGCTGGCTGAGCCCTGGACTCGAGTGCTCCCGTCTCACCAGCGTAGCACCCGGAGGGCCCCACTCAGCCACGCCACCACCAACCCCGGCGATGCAGTCCCCCGCACGGACCCTGGGActgcggggcagcggggacaccAGCCCGTCCCAGGGTCTGTGCTCAGCACCGGCTTTGCGCCGCCTCCCGCCTCCAGCACGGCCACTCCTGGTACCCCGAGCAGAGGTAGGAGCCAGCGCAGTGCGGGGGGAACCCTTGGCGGGGACCAAACCCCCGCAAGGTGtcagtgccctgctctgctctctctcgCAGGGCTGCTGCCCGAGGAGGACGTCGGCTCCCCACAGCAGGTCCGGGGCGCCGTGGGCCCTATGAGCGTCCCAAATGTCACCAAGACGACTCCACAACCAACGGCACATCCCACCACGGGGACGCTCGGGACAAGGCACCCAGGTGATACAGGGCTGCGTCCAAGCCCATCCGTTCTGCAGATGCTGTgggagcccatccctggggcGTCGGGACTGGCGGGGGGAGGCGATAGCAGCTATCTTGGGCTGTCCAGCCTGGACACAGTGACACCTTCAATCAGGATTGCCACCTGACAACGGCCCTAATCTACTCCTGCCCGCAGGGATTAGCGCTAAATGCTCGGTGGGTGGGGGTTTCCCCAAGTGGGTGGGGGACGTGACCGGGGATGTGCCACCCCTTGCACTGCGCGTCCGGCAGAGAACCCCGGGAGACACCGGTGGGCATAGCCCAGGCAGCACAAGGCATCCCCcgctgcagtgctggggtgccACAGCTGATGCAGCCCAGTGTGGGGTGCAGGTGTGGGCTGAGTGCCACCAAgccccccatttccccctgaCCGTCCCCCTCCTTCCTACCTGCAGACAGGCCAGGGACGCAGACCCCAGCCTCCAGCACTGCGACCCCCTCGGCCACTTGGCGACGGGCAGGGATGACGCCTCAGCCCGTCCCCCGAGATTCATCATCACCGCAGCCCAGCCGTCCTCCCCCAACGCCGGGGGCCAACGCGACCGGGCTGcgctgggctgagctgcagcaccagctgggcTTCTCCTGGGAGGCCCATATCTATGGAGTGGCTGCCGTCTTCCTACTGCTGGCGCTGGGCTGCCTGGCCGGGCTGGCGAGGACAGCCATCCTGCGGCCCCCACACCTTCCCCACGCTGTGGGGGcccatgggctgctgctggccgcCTGCCTGCTGCGGgccaccttcctgctgctggatccctACGGAGCGCGGGGCCGCCTGCCCGCCccggccctgctgctgctcaacACAGCCCCTTTCCCCCTGCTGCTCGACGCCTTCgccctcctgctccagaggctgcagcgCCTGGCCcagtttcagctgctgccatcccgGCTGCGGGGACTGCCGGCGCTGGGGGCTGTCGCTGCCCTGCAGGGCGCGGTGATGGGCGCCGCCGACCTGCTGCCGCCGCGGCTGGGCATCACCgccgtgctggggctgcaggcgCTGGGCTGCGCGGcgggggctctgctgctgctgggggggctctgggggtgctggcgGCTGCTGCGAGTGCCCTGCGAGGAGTCGGGGCCGCAGCTGGGGGCGCGGGCGCTTCTGGTGGCGGCGGTGGCGGGGCTGCCGGTCTGCGGGCTGCAGCTCTACAGCGCCGTGTGGCTGCGAGGGGTCCTGGGGCCCCACGGGCGCTTCTCCCGGCCCGGCTGGGcggcacagctctggctgcgGATCGGAGAGATGGGCACGGCCGCGGCGCTGCTGGCGGCCGCCGCCGAGCCCGTGTGctgccggtgccgccgccgcaGCCCTGCCGGCCACTCCTGCTGGGCCAAGGCACTGCGCTACTTCTGCGCCGGCCGCAAAGCTGAAGCACCCGAATACCCCAACAACTGCTACGACTGGGCCGGCGGCAGCACCGGTGGCAGCGGTGTGGAGCGGACACCGGCCAACGACATCTCCAAGAACCTCATCCGCAACCCGGCGGAGCAGCTGCCCCTGCGAGCTCTGAAGGACAGCAACGAGGTCTGGGCAGCTGGCACCGGGATGCCGGGGCTCAGCCCCAAGTGCCCCAACATGCTGGCCGCCCGCTCCTGCGCCGCCTTTGAGCAGGGCTCGTCCCCCTCCCTGGGAGAGCTGATCTTCCGCCCGCCGTCCCCCATCGACCTGCGCCGCAGCATCGACCAGGCGCTCTGCCGCCGCCACCTCCTGCACGACGGCCTCTTcggccggccccgccgcggctCCGGCTCCTCCCTGCACGGCTCCCCAGCCCCTGACAAGACCCCCAGCCTGGGGCGCATGGTGCGCTGCAGCTCGCTCACGGAGCTGCCCGGCCCCCGCCAGCCGCCCGGCACcgtcactgtcactgtcaccgcCTCAGCCAGCTCGCTGGAGAGCAGCTCGCTGAAGATCAGCTGGAACCCCTGGCGCCATGGGCTGTCCTCTCCCGACAGCCTGCCCCTGGACGAGGCGCCCAGTCGGGCCCCTCTCCTGGTGCCCGCTGCAGCCCCCGGCTGGGAGCGCGAGGGTCCCCGCGCCTTCCCAGCCCTTGGCAAGGCGGGGGACTCCCGCAGCCTCTCCAGCGACACCATCGAGCTCTGAGCCCGGGACAGGCAGAGACTGGGGGCGCAGGAGGACGATGAGCCCAGTGGCAGGGTGCGGATCCTGCGTCTCTGTAGGGCCGGGCAGGGGCGATTCCATTTGTGCCAAATGAGAGAAATAAAGAGTTTATGCTGGGAGGAGACAGTCCTGTTGGCATATGAAAGCGGTgatgggcagcagcaggtgggtGTGCAGAGCTTTATTTCCTGAGAtatggacacacagacagatgGGCACACCCCGATGGACAAACCACAGACAAATGCAATGGCCACACTCATGCATCCAGCAGGGCCCCTTCACTGGCACAGCACCCTGCCAGTGGCAAGGGGCCCCTGGCCCCCCAGCCTGGGAGGGGAGATGGgctctgcccagggatggggggGCAGCTCAGGACATGGGGGGGCCCAGCCCCCCACTCTCCCACAGGGAATGGCCTCATGGGAGGGGAGTCCTACACGGCcaggagccccagcctgggggcagATAGCAGGTTCCCTCCCTCACCTGCCCCTCCACCCCCTCACCTGTCACAATGCCAGGCCTCTCCTCCagagcacaaggagctggggacagcatgCTGTGCCCCCCACACGATGCTGCACTGCCTGGCATCACCCCTCCAGCCAGAGGGGGCTGTGTAGGAGCCCTCAGGATCAGATACTCCTGGCTCattctgcagggacagggaaaacaAGACCCTATGCTAAGGGGTGGCTGGGAGACGCATGCAGGGCACAGCATCACATGAAAGATGCGGCCttggcagccagccctgcttgggGGAGGCCCTGCACCCCAAGCTGAGTCTGCCGCTCAGCTTGcgcccagcagctccagagctaTCTGCCCTTCATGAAGCCATCGAGGACACGGTCACTGCGGTCAGAGAGCCAGTAGCCGGCCATGGCGGCCACGGCACCGATGAAGATGGCGGTGAAGACCATGTCACCTTTGGCAGCCAGCGTAGCAAGGGCACAGATCATCACACCAAAGAAcatctgctgcagcaccaccacCTCGTCATCAGTCACGTCATCAAAGAAGCCCTTCTCTGGGGCATCTGCATGGACAACACTCGTGGGAGGGCACAGCTGACCAGCGAGAGGCCCCCACTATGTCCACATCCCCTGCCCAAAGCCCACGTCCCCCTGTACTGTATTAGGCCATACCAGGGGGCTTGTCCTCAACGCACTGCCCGTCTCGGCGGATGTGGCCTTGGGCACAGACACAGCGGTAGCTGCCCTCTGTGTTCTCACACACCTCCTGCACCCCTGTGCACACTGGCTCCTCGGCACTGGCACACTCATCCACGTCTGGGGGGGTgaggcagggctcaggcagggcttgAGCAGTGAAAAGGAGACAGTATGGCCCCCAGTCCATGGGAGGCACTCACCTAGGCACTTGGCTCCGTCCCGCCAGTAGCCCTTGTTGCA harbors:
- the PRRT3 gene encoding proline-rich transmembrane protein 3 isoform X2 — protein: MAAAQLVTWGMLLATGVPAKAQEVLPAGLTLGGDPLHRPAWGQQWPGPSPTWEESGEPSGAGAPRSERWGIKDPVHWSPPLQAGDGTRAPLEMEATMTGADTEVWRDGSTVPAVTEEPLVAWQGSEAEGQDSSLLHGSAPGTPGPEVLTDTGADSPAPPWAGQGLSLSGQSVSKAVGTHSPRPTVSTIALDPTLAAGMRTADARTEGHTAADGHTLASGLSQDAQLASASSQSVALGTAPVSNPTGTGPAGGPHASSSSTQLVGSWGDTGGSPSPSPALPSSAPRLRHTAPSWELAEPWTRVLPSHQRSTRRAPLSHATTNPGDAVPRTDPGTAGQRGHQPVPGSVLSTGFAPPPASSTATPGTPSRGLLPEEDVGSPQQVRGAVGPMSVPNVTKTTPQPTAHPTTGTLGTRHPDRPGTQTPASSTATPSATWRRAGMTPQPVPRDSSSPQPSRPPPTPGANATGLRWAELQHQLGFSWEAHIYGVAAVFLLLALGCLAGLARTAILRPPHLPHAVGAHGLLLAACLLRATFLLLDPYGARGRLPAPALLLLNTAPFPLLLDAFALLLQRLQRLAQFQLLPSRLRGLPALGAVAALQGAVMGAADLLPPRLGITAVLGLQALGCAAGALLLLGGLWGCWRLLRVPCEESGPQLGARALLVAAVAGLPVCGLQLYSAVWLRGVLGPHGRFSRPGWAAQLWLRIGEMGTAAALLAAAAEPVCCRCRRRSPAGHSCWAKALRYFCAGRKAEAPEYPNNCYDWAGGSTGGSGVERTPANDISKNLIRNPAEQLPLRALKDSNEVWAAGTGMPGLSPKCPNMLAARSCAAFEQGSSPSLGELIFRPPSPIDLRRSIDQALCRRHLLHDGLFGRPRRGSGSSLHGSPAPDKTPSLGRMVRCSSLTELPGPRQPPGTVTVTVTASASSLESSSLKISWNPWRHGLSSPDSLPLDEAPSRAPLLVPAAAPGWEREGPRAFPALGKAGDSRSLSSDTIEL
- the PRRT3 gene encoding proline-rich transmembrane protein 3 isoform X1; translated protein: MGNTKGTLGKGRLGMGPLGTGTAGNRAQGYPGRDSQATVSLPGQWVAKGTAASRPVERVTWAAAVDPGSPDPHPHRVDSVLTMAAAQLVTWGMLLATGVPAKAQEVLPAGLTLGGDPLHRPAWGQQWPGPSPTWEESGEPSGAGAPRSERWGIKDPVHWSPPLQAGDGTRAPLEMEATMTGADTEVWRDGSTVPAVTEEPLVAWQGSEAEGQDSSLLHGSAPGTPGPEVLTDTGADSPAPPWAGQGLSLSGQSVSKAVGTHSPRPTVSTIALDPTLAAGMRTADARTEGHTAADGHTLASGLSQDAQLASASSQSVALGTAPVSNPTGTGPAGGPHASSSSTQLVGSWGDTGGSPSPSPALPSSAPRLRHTAPSWELAEPWTRVLPSHQRSTRRAPLSHATTNPGDAVPRTDPGTAGQRGHQPVPGSVLSTGFAPPPASSTATPGTPSRGLLPEEDVGSPQQVRGAVGPMSVPNVTKTTPQPTAHPTTGTLGTRHPDRPGTQTPASSTATPSATWRRAGMTPQPVPRDSSSPQPSRPPPTPGANATGLRWAELQHQLGFSWEAHIYGVAAVFLLLALGCLAGLARTAILRPPHLPHAVGAHGLLLAACLLRATFLLLDPYGARGRLPAPALLLLNTAPFPLLLDAFALLLQRLQRLAQFQLLPSRLRGLPALGAVAALQGAVMGAADLLPPRLGITAVLGLQALGCAAGALLLLGGLWGCWRLLRVPCEESGPQLGARALLVAAVAGLPVCGLQLYSAVWLRGVLGPHGRFSRPGWAAQLWLRIGEMGTAAALLAAAAEPVCCRCRRRSPAGHSCWAKALRYFCAGRKAEAPEYPNNCYDWAGGSTGGSGVERTPANDISKNLIRNPAEQLPLRALKDSNEVWAAGTGMPGLSPKCPNMLAARSCAAFEQGSSPSLGELIFRPPSPIDLRRSIDQALCRRHLLHDGLFGRPRRGSGSSLHGSPAPDKTPSLGRMVRCSSLTELPGPRQPPGTVTVTVTASASSLESSSLKISWNPWRHGLSSPDSLPLDEAPSRAPLLVPAAAPGWEREGPRAFPALGKAGDSRSLSSDTIEL